The Coprobacillus cateniformis DNA window CATATTTTTCCATTTATATTTTATTATTTTTTTGTACAAAAAGCAATATATATAAAACAATTAACAATTTTCGAGTAGATAAAGCGGTTACATTTAGATATATTGGTATTAGAAGATATCATGAAGGAGGAAAACAAGAAAATGAAAACAAAAAAAGTGTTATCTTTAGGACTTTCTGTTTTGATGTTAGGTTCTTTACTTGTTGGATGTGGAAACAAAGATAAAGATACCAGCACTGCTGAAGGGAAAACATTAACAATCGCCGGTCTTGATGGTGGTTATGGTACTGAAGGCTGGAAAAAAGTCATTGAAAAATTTGAACAGGATAATGGTGTAAAGGTTAATGCAACATTTGATAAAAAAATCAGTGATGTTGTCAGACCAAAAATCACTGCTGGGAAAGATGTTCCTGACATCATTTATTTAACTGTAGGAGGTGTTGGCGGTTTAACTGATACACTTATCAAAGAAAAACAAATTGCTGACATTTCTGCATTATTAGACACTGAAATTCCTGGTGAGAGCACAAAAGTCAAAGACAAAATTCTATCTTCATTTGTTCAAGGAGCAACTGCTGACCCTTATGGTGATGGAAAATTATATTTAGCACCATTAAACAATGCCCCTTGTGGATTATTCTATAACGCTGGTTTATTCAAAGAAAAAAATTGGGAAGTTCCAAAAGATTGGGATGGAATGTGGAAATTAGCTGAAGAAGCTAAAAAAGAAGGAATTTCATTATTCACTTATCCTACTGCTGGTTACTTTGATGCGTTCTTTACTTCTTTATTAAACGCTACTGCTGGTCCAGAAACTTATGCCAAATTAATTAGTTATGATGTAGATGCTTGGAAACTTCCTGAAGTTAAAGAAGCATTTGAAATCGTTGGTAAATTAGCAAAATATACTGCTCCTACTACAGTCGCAAATGCTAATGGTGATAACTTCACAAAAAATCAACAATTAATCATTGATGGTAAAGCATTATTCTGCCCTAATGGAACTTGGTTACCAGGTGAAATGGCTGCAACAACTCCTGATGGATTTGAATGGGGAATTACTGGTATTCCTGCTGCTAAAGCTGGTGGAGATTCATATTCAACTAACTTTGTAGAACAAATGTATGTACCTGAAAAAGCTGCAAATAAAGAATTAGCAATGAAATTCATGGCTTATTGTTATAGCGATGAAGCTGCTGACTTATTCTACAAATATGGTGCTTTAGATGAAGAAGCAATGAAAAAGAGTGAAGATCCTAAAAAAGAAATTTACAAAGCTGGTTTCTTAATTCCAATCAAAGGTTCTGAAAAGAGAGTTGCTGAATCTGATAGTTTCATGTTTACAATGGCTGATAAAGGTGTCAAAACAAACAGTTCAACATTTATGGCAGCAAACGCTGTTGAAGGTGTAACTTTAACTGGTGAAACTGGAATCTTATTTGGTTCTATTAACTCAGTAGTCTCAGGTGATAAAACAGTTGATGAATGGTATAATGCTTCTGTAGATGCAGTTCAAAAAATTGCAGATGCTAATAAATAGTTTCATAAAAAACACGAGGTAGGCGGTGGGAACACCGCCTATTCTTATAAGTAAGAAGGAGGATTACTATGAATAAGAAAAAAGAAAAAAGACGTTTTATCATTTTATGTCTTGCTCCTGCAGTTATTCTATTCACAGTTTTTATGGTTTATCCAACTATTAATGTCTTCTTAATGTCGACATTAAAATGGGGAGGATTTTCTGATGAAAAAACATTTGTTGGGCTTAACAACTTTTTGATTTTATTTAAAGATATGAATTTTATTAGAGCTTTCCAGAATACTATCTTTGTGATCGTTGTTGTCACAATATTCACGCTTGCTCTCGCAATTATCTTTGCATCCATATTAGTTAGAGAAAAATTAAAAGGACAAAATTTCTTTAGAGTTATCTTTTATATTCCTAATATATTATCCATTGTTGTTATAGGAGCCATTTTCTCAGCTATTTATGACCCCTCAGCAAATGGATTGCTAAATAGTTTTTTAGGTTTATTTATGGGTAAAGATTGGCAGGGTATTCCTTATTTAGGAAATCAGTCTATTGTCATGTATTCAATTGCTTTTGCATTAATTTGGCAAGCTATTGGTTATTATATGGTTATGTATATGGCGAGTATGTCATCTATCCCTGCGCATTATTATGAAGCGGCTGAACTTGATGGCTGTGGAAAAATCAAACAGTTTTTTACCATTACTCTCCCACTTGTTTGGAGTAACATTCGTACAACTTTAACTTTCTTTGTTATCAGTACAATCAATTTAAGTTTCTTATTGGTTCAAGTTATGACAACGGGTGGACCAGATGGAGCGAGTCGTGTTCTTCTCTTCTATCTCTATGATCAAGCTTATAACAATGCAAGTTACGGTTATGGTATGGCTATTGGTGCTATCACATTTATCTTCTCATTCTTATTAAGTGCTGTTATTAATAAAGTGACAGAACGTGAAGAATATGAATTCTAAGGAGGGACACACATGAAAAAAGAAAAAATAAGTAGTGGTAAACTTTATAAAATATTTGTGTATGTTGCCTTAATTACACTTGCTATATCAATAATAGTTCCTGTTGTATGGGTATTTATGTCATCATTAAAAACAAATGCAGAATTTCAAGGAAGTCCATGGTCATTACCTGCTAGTTTTTATATTCAAAACTTCTTAGATGCCTTTGAGAAAGCCAATATGGCTGAATATTTCTTGAATTCAGTTATTGTTACAGCATTAGGTCTATTGTTACTTGTTGTTATTGCATTACCTGCATCTTATGTTTTGGCAAGATTTGATTTCAAAGGTAAAAAATTCATTAACACAGCCTTTATGGGAGGTTTATTTATCAATGTTAATTATATTGTTGTTCCAATTTTCTTGATGTTAACATCTTGGGATGATGTTATTTATGATATGATTGGAGATTTCTTCTTTCTAGATAATATTGTTATTTTAGCTGTTGTTTATGCAGCAACTGCTATTCCATTTACAGTTTATCTTTTAAGCAGTTATTTTAGAACTCTTCCTAAAGCTTATGAAGAAGCAGCATTTATTGATGGCTGCGGATATTTTAAAACAATGATTAAAGTTATGGCTCCCATGGCAAAGCCAAGTATTATTACAGTTATCTTATTTAACTTCTTAGCTTTCTGGAACGAATACATTATTGCATTGACATTGATGCCAGGGGCTTCTAAGACATTACCAGTCGGATTGGTTACTTTATCTAAAGGGCAAATGGCTGCTGCAAACTATGGTCAGCTATATGCGGGATTGGTTATTGTTATGCTTCCAACATTGATTTTGTATATCATGGTCCAAAAGAAACTTACCCAAGGGATGACTCTTGGTGGATTGAAAGATTAGAGGTGAATTGATATGAGTAATACAACTAAAAATATAATCGCTGCTATTTGCTTTGTCATTTCATTTGGGCTGGTTTGCATTGGACAGCAAAATGTTGGCTATGCTGGACTAGGGATGGAACTTATTGGTTTGACTGGTTTATTGGTCTTACTATATTTATACAACAAGAAATATAAATAGGAGGAAATATAATGGCTACATTATCACTTAAAAATATAGATAAAATATATGACAATAATGTTCAAGCTGTCTTTGATTTCAACTTAGATATTGCTGATAAAGAATTTATTGTTTTTGTAGGTCCTTCCGGATGCGGAAAATCTACAACACTGAGAATGATTGCTGGATTAGAAGATATTTCAGCAGGAGAACTTTACATTGATGATACTTTAATGAACGATGTTGCTCCAAAAGATCGAGATATTGCAATGGTTTTCCAATCATATGCACTTTATCCTCATATGACTGTTTATGATAACATGGCTTTTGGATTAAAGATTGCCAAAGTCTCAAAAGATGTTATTGATCAAAAAGTTCGTGCTGCTGCAAAAGCTTTAGATATAGAACAATATTTAGACCGTAAACCGAAAGCTCTTTCTGGTGGTCAAAGACAACGTGTTGCATTAGGAAGAGCCATTGTTCGTGAACCTAAAGTCTTCTTAATGGATGAACCTTTAAGCAACCTGGATGCAAAATTAAGAGTTCAGATGCGTGTTGAAATCCTAAAAATTTATCAACAACTTGGAACTACATTTATTTATGTCACTCATGACCAGACTGAAGCGATGACAATGGGAACGAGAATTGTTGTTATGAAAGATGGTCGCGTTCAACAAGTTGCTGCCCCTACTTATCTCTATGAACATCCTATTAATAAATTTGTTGCTGGTTTTATTGGTAGTCCACAAATGAACTTCAGAGATGGATTCATTGAAGAAAAAGACAATCAATTATCAATTGTTCTTTCAGATATAACACTTACCATTCCTGAAGACAAGGCGAAAATTCTTAAAGCATGTGGTTATGTTGGCAAAACTGTAACAATGGGTATTCGTCCTGAGGATATTTCAACTCATCCGCAATATATCATGCATCATCCGGAAGCTTCATTCCAAAATCAAGTAGATGTTGTTGAACTCATGGGCTCAGAAAGTTTCATTCATATGACAAAAGATAATGCCCCTTTTGTAGTCAAAGTTCCAGGCAGTACACCACTTAGAGCCAATGACGAAGGTTCATTTACTTATCTTATGAATAAAGTTCATTTCTTTGATAAAGAAACAGAATTAAATATATTAGAAAATCACGAGGGATAAAACATGAAAAATTATGGAAGACTCACACTCCCTACTGACTTAGATGTGATTGATCAGACAATTGCATTGAAGGAAAAACTAGGAGCAGATGCAATTAGAGATTGCGATGGCACTGAAATGCCAAAAGAACTTTTAGATTTGGATGCAAAAGTTTATGCAACATATTATACAACAAGAAAAGATAATGATTGGGCTTTAGCAAATCCTGAAGAGATTCAACAGGAATATTTAATAACTGATCGCTATACTGCTAAAACATCTTCACTTACAATCACTTTAATGAAAGGATTCCATACAGAGCAATTAAAACCAAACTTTATTGATGATCCTCATATTTGGTGGGAAGTTATTGATCGCACTACTGGTGAAATCGTCCCAACAACATGTTGGACGTATAGCGAAGATAATGGAAGTGTCACAATCCAAACAATACCTTATCATATATACACTGTCAGTTTCTTAGCCTTTTTGATATGGGATCCTGTTCATATGTATAACTTTATTACCAATGACTGGAAAGATGCTCCTCATCAATTAACATTTGATGTTCGTCAACCTAAAACACAAGTTTTTGTCAAAGAGAAATTGAAGAAATTCTGTGAAGATAATCCGCATGTAGATGTTATTCGTTTCACGACATTCTTTCATCAATTCACTTTAACTTTTGACGATCAAAAACGAGAAAAATTTGTGGAATGGTTTGGATATAGCGCTAGTGTTTCCCCATATATCCTTAAACAATTTGAAAAATGGGCAGGTTATAAATTTAGACCAGAGTTCATCGTCGACCAAGGCTATCATAATTCGCTTTTTAGAGTACCTTCACGAGAATTTAAAGATTTTATCAATTTCCAACAACAGGAGGTTTGTAAGCTTGCTAAAGAATTGGTTGATATTGTGCATAGTTATGGCAAAGAAGCCATGATGTTTTTAGGGGATCACTGGATTGGAACAGAACCTTATGGACCATATTTTGAAACAATTGGACTAGATGCAGTTGTTGGTTCAGTTGGAGATGGTGTAACAATGCGTATGATTTCTGATATTAAAGGTGTTAAATATACTGAGGGTCGACTCCTTCCCTACTTCTTCCCAGATGTTTTCTGTGAAGGTGGCGACCCAATTGGTGAAGCACATACCAATTGGTTAAAAGCAAGACGTGCAATATTAAGAAGTCCTTTAGATCGTATTGGATATGGTGGGTATTTAAAATTGGCCTTGGAATGGCCTGGATTTATTGATACAATTACTCATGTTGTTAATGAATTTAGGGATATTCATGATACAATCCAAGGAACAAGTGCATATGTTTCTCCATTTAAAGTAGCGATTTTAAATTGCTGGGGATCATCTCGCCGTTGGATGAATAATCAAGTTCATCATGCTATTTGGTATCGTGAAATTTATTCATATGTTGGTATTATTGAATGTTTAAGTGGGATGCCAATTGATATTGACTTTATTAATTTTGATGATATTAAAGATGGCGTCTTAGACCAATATAAAGTCGTCATCAATGCTGGGAGCGCTTATACATCATGGTCAGGTGCCAAAAATTGGATTGATGAAGTCGTTGTTACAAAGGTAAGACAATGGGTTGATCAAGGTGGTGGATTTATTGGTGTTGGTGAACCAACAGCATATCAGTACCAAGGACAATTCTTTCAACTGAGTGATGTCTTAGGTGTTGATAAAGAAATTGGCTTTACATTAAGTCATGATAAATACAATGAAGTGAATTCGCATCACTTCTTATTAGAAGACATTGATGGTCATATTGATTTTGGCGAGGGAATGAATGGCATCTATGCTCATGGTGAGAATTATCAAATATTAAATCAGCACCATGGATATGCACAATTGGTAACAAATACTTATGGAAAAGGCCGCAGCATCTATTTTGCTGGATTACCATACTCACCACAAAACTGTCGCTTACTTTTACGAGCAATCTATTGGGCAGCAGGTAAAGAAGATGAAATGAAAAAATATTATGTCAGCAATGTCAATACAGAAGTTGCTTCATTTGAAAGTGTGGGTAAGATTGCTGTCATTAACAACACAACAGAAGCATTATTCACCGATCTTTATGTTTCTGGAAACAAAGTTGAAACTCTCAACTTATTGCCAATGGAACTTCGTTGGATAACTATATAAAGAAAGGAGCGATGATTATGAAAAAACCTGTACTTGTTATTATGGCGGCTGGAATGGGGAGTCGTTATGGTGGTTTAAAACAAATAGATCCCATTGATAGTGATGGTCACATTATTATTGACTTTTCTATTTTTGATGCCAAACGTGCTGGTTTTGAAGAAGTGATTTTTATCATAAAAAGAGAAACTGAAAAAGATTTTAAAGATGCCATCGGAAATCGTATGTCAAAAATAATGAAAGTTCATTATGCATATCAAGAAATCAATGATATTCCATTGGGAAACATCATTCCACAAGGACGCCAAAAACCTTGGGGAACAGCTCATGCAATATATTGCTGTCGTGATATTATTGAAGGTCCTTTTGCAGTCATTAATGCTGATGATTATTATGGTGTTGAAGCTTTTCAATTAATTTATGATTATTTATTGCAGCATGATGATGATACGCAGTATCGTTATGCCATGGTAGGATACCAAATCGAAAAAACACTGACAGAACATGGAACAGTTGCCAGAGGTGTCTGTGAAGTTAATGAGCAACACAAATTAATCAATATTGTTGAACGTACTAAAATCAAAAAAACAGTTCATGGTGCTGCTTATAGTGAAGACGATTATATATGGTATGATTTACCAAGTCAAACAACTGTCTCTATGAATCTTTGGGGCTTTACAAAGAGTATTATTAAAGAAATCAATAATGGATTACAATCTTTTTTAGATGATGGTTTAATTTCCAATCCACTAAAATGTGAGTATTTCATTCCAAGTGTTGTGAGTCATTTGCTTGATCAAAAAAAGGCAACAGTAGAAGTCTTAACAACAAAAGATCAATGGTACGGAGTCACTTATAAAGAAGATAAACCAGTAATAATGAAAGCTATTAAAGACATGAAGACAAGTGGTATTTATCCACAAAAGTTATGGGGTGAATAAAATGACAAAAGAAAATTATTTATTAAAGGAAGTCATTTCTCATTTTGATTTCGTTGGCACTTTAATATCTTGTGAACCTTATGGAAGCGGTCATATAAATGATACTTTTCTTCTTGAATACAAAATAAGACATATGGGAGTTGTGCCTATTATCTTACAGAGAATGAATACAAATATTTTCAAACAGCCAATAGAGCTCATGGAAAATATCCTTAATGTGACAGCCTTTTTAAGAGAAAAGATTATCGAAAATAATGGTGATCCAGAAAGGGAAACACTGACTGTTATCCTTAATAAACAGGGGCTTCCCTTTTATAAAGATAGTCACAATCAATACTGGCGTGCATATCATTTTATTACATGTGCCACTGGTTATGATGAAGTCAAATGTGATGAGGATTTTTATCAAAGTGCGTTAGCTTTTGGTAAATTCCAAAGTCTGCTTGCTGACTATCCAGCACAAACACTCCATGAAACAATTCCTGATTTTCATAATACGAAAGTCAGATTTGAAGTCTTTAAAGCAGCAGTTGAAAAGGATATCTGTGGACGTGCAAAAGATGTCTTAACAGAAATTCAATTCATTTTAGAGCGTGAAGATGTTGCTAATGTTCTAACTGATATGCAAAATGCTGGTAAACTTCCACTTCGTGTAACCCATAATGATACAAAATTAAATAATGTATTAATTGATGATAAAACACATCAGGGTATATGCGTTATTGACTTAGATACAGTTATGCCTGGTTTGGCTATTAATGATTTTGGTGATTCGATTCGTTTTGGTGCAAGTACTGGTGCTGAAGATGAAAAAGATTTATCTCTTATTCAGTGTGATATGCATCTCTTTGAAGTCTATACAAAAGGTTTCATTGAAGGGTGTGATGGCAAACTGACTGATGAAGAAATCAAAGCATTACCTCTAGGTGCCAAAGTCATGACCTTTGAATGTGGGATGCGTTTTTTAACTGACTACTTACAAGGTGACACATATTTTAAAATAAAATACCCTGAGCATAATTTAGATCGTTGCAGAACACAATTAAAATTAGTTGCTGATATGGAAAAGAAATGGGATACAATGAATGAAATTGTATCTAAATACAATAAATAATACTCCTCTTGTACAAAAAAAGTATATTCTTCATTTAAAATGAGAATATACTTTTTTAACCTTTACAAATATCTTTGCTATCAAGAAGGATTGTCACAGGACCGTCATTAATAAGCGAAACCTTCATATCAGCACCAAATACACCTGTTTCTACGTGTATACCTGAATCTTGTATTTTTTGATTATAATAGTCATAAAGTGGGATTGCTGTATCAGGTTTAGCAGCATCAGTGAATCCAGGACGTCTTCCCTTACGGCAATCTGCATATAAAGTAAATTGCGAAATAGATAAAATTGCTCCCTGGACATCCGTTAAAGACAAATTCATCTTTCCCTGATCATCTTCAAAAATACGTAATCCTATCATTTTATCTATCATTTTATCTACAATAGCTTTTGTATCACTTTCACAGAAGCCTACCAGAGTCATATACCCTTTTTGAATACTTCCTTTTATTTGTCCATCAATACTTACAGAACTCTCTTTTACTCTTTGTATAACAATTTTCATAAGTCTCTCCTATCATTCATTACTTAAAAATGTTATACTTATTATATCAAAAAACAAGGAAAAGGAAAGATTTTATGGCAACGACTTTAGCACATCGCATGCGACCTACATCTTTAAAAGATGTTCTTGGGCAAAAACACATTATAGGAGAAAACGCATTGTTTACCCAGTTCGTTAAAAAACATCATCCTATGTCAACAATTCTATATGGTCCTCCAGGATGTGGAAAAACAACATTGGCAAGTGCACTTGCCAATGATTTAAATATACCTTATCGTATCTTCAATGCTTCAACAGGAAACAAAAAAGAAATGGATATCATTATTGAAGAAGCCAAAATGAGTGGTGAATTATTTGTTATTATTGATGAAGTTCATCGTTTGAATAAAGATAAGCAAGATCATTTATTACCACATATTGAAAACGGATTGCTGGTGATTGCTGGCTGTACAACAGCTAATCCATATCATTCTATTAATCCTGCGATTCGTTCTCGTTGTCAGATTGTTGAAGTAAAGCCTTTAGATGAAGAAGACATTATAATCGGTCTTCATCATGCTCTGAATTGTGAAAACGGACTTAATTATCAATTTAAAGTAGAAAATGGTGTCTTAGAATATATTGCAAAACTGAGTAGTGGAGATATTCGTTATGCATATAATTGTTTAGAAGTCGCAAGTATCCTTTGCGATGCAGATACGATTACATTACAAATGGTCAAGCAATCTTTAACAAAAGCAAATGCTCAATTTGATAAAGATGAAGACCAATATTATGATACACTAAGTGGTTTACAAAAGTCTATTCGTGGAAGTGATCCAAATGGAGCTATGTATTATTTAGGAAAATTAATTGAGGCAAACGATATAGAATCATTAGAACGACGTGTGATAACAACTGCTTATGAAGATATAGGACTGGCTAATCCTAACGCTTGTATGCGAACTGTCATAGCCTTTCAAGCCGCAAAAGTCATTGGCTTCCCAGAAGCACGTATTCCAATAGCAAGTGCTATCTTAGATTTATGCTTATCACCTAAATCAAAGTCATCAGAACTCGCTATAGATGCAGCACTTTCATCACTTGCAACTCATCCATACAAAGCCCCAAAATATTTACGTTTATCACCTGTAGGTCTTGAAGATGATGAAAAGTATGATTATAATCGCCCTGAACTTTGGGAATATATTCAATATCTTCCTGAACCACTTAAAGGAGAACAATTCTATATTCCATGGATGACAAGCAATTATGAAAAAGCCTTAGCTGAAAATTATCGTCGTATTTTAAAACATGGCAGAACGAGTCATCTAAAAGAACTCAATAATAAGAAAAAATAGTCCCAAAGTGAACTTCACCTTAAAGACTATTTTTTTATTTATGCAAACAGTTGTAGGATCCAATGAGGAATAGATTCAGGAATAGATTTTAAAAATCTAAAAATCTCAGCGTTAGTGAAATTTGAACCCTGTAAACAATAATCACCAGATGCACTTGCACCTATTGCAATATGCCCAATAGCTCCTCCTCCAATCGCTATGTGAGAAGCAATAGCAAATCCTCCACACGCATAAATACCTATTGCCAATCCACCAAGGGCAATGTAACCAACACCCACACCACCCAATGCTAAAATTCCTACAGCCAATCCTGCAAATGTTAATAAGCCCAGTGCTAAACCACCAAGGCTAATGATCCCAACCGCAAGACCCCCAACACTTATAACACCAATAGCTATATTTCCTAAAGCAATAATCCCTTTGGCCACTTTTCTTCCACGACCAAAATGAATATGCACGAGTGGTATACCACAAATATTTATACGGCTTTTATACTCGTATGACATTGATTTTCTAAGAACACGATGTAACTGTTCATCCGAAATAACTGCTCCTTGAATAACTGCTTTTTCACCTTTAACAAGTTCATCTAATGAGATTTCAAAAATATTTGCTATTTCAACCAATCCCTCTAATTCAGGAATAGAAGCGCCAGACTCCCATTTGCTTACTGATTGTCTTGAAACACCCAATAAATATGCAAATTCTTCTTGTGAATATCCTTTCTGTTTTCGTAGACTTGATAAATTTTCATATAGTTTCATATAATTTCCTCCGACAAACCCATTATATAATAATTCTCCCCAAACACAATCAACTAGCACTTAGAAATATGTCAACCAACAGTTGCAAAGCAAAAGAAAAAGATATTTAAACACAAATATCCCTAAGAACATTCTGAACAGTCTTCTCAAAATCATCTATTTGAACATTATACCAATGAACATCAAACTGATTCTTAAACCAAGTATATTGCCTTTTCGCATATTGACGTGAATGTTTCTTAATATTTTCATAAACAGTCTCTTTATCAATAATTCCTTCAAAATAATCAAACCATTCTTTGTAACCAATAGCTTTCATGCTTTGATAACTTCTTTCTAATCCTCGATGATAAAGATCTGTCACTTCTTTTTCCAATCCCTGCTCCTTCATAGCATCAACACGCTGATTAATTCTGCTATAGAGAAGTTCTCTTTCAATTGTCAACCCCACAAAATAAGCATCATACAAACAAACATGCTGTTGTAAAGCTTCGATATCACTTTTCTTTTGCCCAGTCTCTTCATAAATTTCAATAGCTCTTAAAACCCGTTGGCGATTATGTGGGTGGAGTTCTAAAGCACTTTTTTCATCAATATTGATGAGATGCTGGTAGAGTTGTTCATTATCATAATCTTTATACTTTTCCCTGAAAATTTCGTGATTATCTTTTGTTTCACTGAATTCATAATCATAAAGAGCCGCTTTAATATATAAGCCAGTCCCTCCAACAATAATTGGTATTTTCCCTCTTCTTGTTATATCATCAATTTGAAAACGGACAGCATCTTGATAATCTTTAACACTATATTCATCAGTTGGTTCTAAAATATCAATACAGTGATGAACAATACCTGCCATTTCCTGTTCCGTGACTTTGGCAGTCCCAATATCCATGCCCTTATAAATCTGCATAGAATCACCACTGATGACTTCACCATTCATGGCTTTTGCAAGTTCTACACCCATTCTGGTTTTACCAACACTTGTAGGTCCAATTACGACTATGACTCTAGTCATTGATTTTTCCTATTCCTAATAAACTATATATAATGGAAATACAAATCGATGCAATGATTGTTAATCCAAATGAAGTAATTTGAAAATCAGGGGACAATATATCAGTTGCTAATGTTAATATAAATCCATTAATAATCAATTGAAAAATTCCTAAAGATAAAATAGTAATTGGTAAAGCTATAATTGTTAAAATAGGCTTAATAAATGTGTTCAACAAAGCCAAAACAAGAGCCACTAAAAAAGCCACACCAAAGTCTTTGACATAAACACCGTCAAACCAATATCCCATTAGCATAATAACGCAAGCCCCTAAAGCAAGTTCTAGAATCAAACTCATAATTCCTTTTTTCATTTATACCACCCTCTTAAATAATTTTTCTAATTCATAATCACTATAAAATAATATTGTCGGTCTTCCATGTGGACAAACATATGGATTTTCACATCGCATAAGATTATCAAAGATTGTCTGCATATCACTTGGCGATAAATAAGTATTTGCTTTTAATGAGGCTTTACAACTCAAAGTTGCTATTGCATGCTCCTGTAAAGCAACAACATCTACTTGATTTTTCTTTAATATTTCTTGAACCATCTCATCAACAAACACATTTTCATCTATTTTTTTCATCCAAAGTGGCAGATTTCTTAAAATATACCCATGTTCTCCAAATACTTCTAAATAAATTCCAACTTTTTCTAATATTCCCTTACGTTCTTCTAAAATTAAGAACTCACTCATTGGATATTCAAATTGTAATGGAACTAATAATGGCTGCATAGTTAAATCAAGATGAGAGAACTGTTCTTTATAATATTCATAGTTTATACGTTCTTGAGCAGCATGCTGATCAACCATATACATTCCTTTTTCATTTTCACCAATTAAATAGGTTCCATGAATTTGTGTTTTAGCATATATTTTTTCTTTAATAGGTTTTTGTTGAAAGGTTTCATGAGAAACTGGTTTCTCTAGACTTTTTTGAGACATTTCATCGTTTTGATAAATAACCTTTTCTTCCTGTACCATATTAGAGGATTGTTTATCTTCCAAATCAGTCATATGTGGATCGTGCGAAACAGACTGCACGACTGGTTCTATATAAACAACTGGTTTTTCTTCAGGTAAATCAAAAGTAACTTGATCAAGTTGAGGCTTAAATGTTTCTCTTTCAGTTTGTTTGTTTTTGACTTGATAAGTCAAGTCAACTTGTCGCAATGCATCAGAAACACCATTATAAATCAAATCTCTTAATTCATATTCTTTAGAAAAACGGACTTCTAATTTAGAA harbors:
- a CDS encoding replication-associated recombination protein A; its protein translation is MATTLAHRMRPTSLKDVLGQKHIIGENALFTQFVKKHHPMSTILYGPPGCGKTTLASALANDLNIPYRIFNASTGNKKEMDIIIEEAKMSGELFVIIDEVHRLNKDKQDHLLPHIENGLLVIAGCTTANPYHSINPAIRSRCQIVEVKPLDEEDIIIGLHHALNCENGLNYQFKVENGVLEYIAKLSSGDIRYAYNCLEVASILCDADTITLQMVKQSLTKANAQFDKDEDQYYDTLSGLQKSIRGSDPNGAMYYLGKLIEANDIESLERRVITTAYEDIGLANPNACMRTVIAFQAAKVIGFPEARIPIASAILDLCLSPKSKSSELAIDAALSSLATHPYKAPKYLRLSPVGLEDDEKYDYNRPELWEYIQYLPEPLKGEQFYIPWMTSNYEKALAENYRRILKHGRTSHLKELNNKKK
- a CDS encoding phosphotransferase enzyme family protein — encoded protein: MTKENYLLKEVISHFDFVGTLISCEPYGSGHINDTFLLEYKIRHMGVVPIILQRMNTNIFKQPIELMENILNVTAFLREKIIENNGDPERETLTVILNKQGLPFYKDSHNQYWRAYHFITCATGYDEVKCDEDFYQSALAFGKFQSLLADYPAQTLHETIPDFHNTKVRFEVFKAAVEKDICGRAKDVLTEIQFILEREDVANVLTDMQNAGKLPLRVTHNDTKLNNVLIDDKTHQGICVIDLDTVMPGLAINDFGDSIRFGASTGAEDEKDLSLIQCDMHLFEVYTKGFIEGCDGKLTDEEIKALPLGAKVMTFECGMRFLTDYLQGDTYFKIKYPEHNLDRCRTQLKLVADMEKKWDTMNEIVSKYNK
- the gnpA gene encoding 1,3-beta-galactosyl-N-acetylhexosamine phosphorylase, which encodes MKNYGRLTLPTDLDVIDQTIALKEKLGADAIRDCDGTEMPKELLDLDAKVYATYYTTRKDNDWALANPEEIQQEYLITDRYTAKTSSLTITLMKGFHTEQLKPNFIDDPHIWWEVIDRTTGEIVPTTCWTYSEDNGSVTIQTIPYHIYTVSFLAFLIWDPVHMYNFITNDWKDAPHQLTFDVRQPKTQVFVKEKLKKFCEDNPHVDVIRFTTFFHQFTLTFDDQKREKFVEWFGYSASVSPYILKQFEKWAGYKFRPEFIVDQGYHNSLFRVPSREFKDFINFQQQEVCKLAKELVDIVHSYGKEAMMFLGDHWIGTEPYGPYFETIGLDAVVGSVGDGVTMRMISDIKGVKYTEGRLLPYFFPDVFCEGGDPIGEAHTNWLKARRAILRSPLDRIGYGGYLKLALEWPGFIDTITHVVNEFRDIHDTIQGTSAYVSPFKVAILNCWGSSRRWMNNQVHHAIWYREIYSYVGIIECLSGMPIDIDFINFDDIKDGVLDQYKVVINAGSAYTSWSGAKNWIDEVVVTKVRQWVDQGGGFIGVGEPTAYQYQGQFFQLSDVLGVDKEIGFTLSHDKYNEVNSHHFLLEDIDGHIDFGEGMNGIYAHGENYQILNQHHGYAQLVTNTYGKGRSIYFAGLPYSPQNCRLLLRAIYWAAGKEDEMKKYYVSNVNTEVASFESVGKIAVINNTTEALFTDLYVSGNKVETLNLLPMELRWITI
- a CDS encoding sugar phosphate nucleotidyltransferase codes for the protein MKKPVLVIMAAGMGSRYGGLKQIDPIDSDGHIIIDFSIFDAKRAGFEEVIFIIKRETEKDFKDAIGNRMSKIMKVHYAYQEINDIPLGNIIPQGRQKPWGTAHAIYCCRDIIEGPFAVINADDYYGVEAFQLIYDYLLQHDDDTQYRYAMVGYQIEKTLTEHGTVARGVCEVNEQHKLINIVERTKIKKTVHGAAYSEDDYIWYDLPSQTTVSMNLWGFTKSIIKEINNGLQSFLDDGLISNPLKCEYFIPSVVSHLLDQKKATVEVLTTKDQWYGVTYKEDKPVIMKAIKDMKTSGIYPQKLWGE
- the dtd gene encoding D-aminoacyl-tRNA deacylase, with protein sequence MKIVIQRVKESSVSIDGQIKGSIQKGYMTLVGFCESDTKAIVDKMIDKMIGLRIFEDDQGKMNLSLTDVQGAILSISQFTLYADCRKGRRPGFTDAAKPDTAIPLYDYYNQKIQDSGIHVETGVFGADMKVSLINDGPVTILLDSKDICKG